CCCGCGCCGTGACGACCAGTGATCTGATTCACCTCGCGGAAGAAGTCGCTGCGCTGCATCAGGTCCTCGCGCGAGCCGATCGCCGAGACGCGGCCATCGACCATCACGACGATCCGGTCGCACACCGACAGGGTCGACAGCCGGTGGGCGATCAGGATGATCATGGTGTGCTGTTTGATCAGCCGGAGCGACTCCTGCACGAGTTCCTCGGAGCGGACGTCCAGCGCACTGGTCGGCTCGTCCAGCACGAGGACCTCCGGGTCTCCGGCCAACGCCCGTGCGAGACAGATCCGCTGGCGCTGCCCGCCGGAGACCGCACTGGCGCGTTGCCCGATGATCGTGTCGTAGCCCGAGGGCCAGGACATGACGTCATCGTGGATGTGCGCACGCCTCGCGGCTGCCACCACCTGGTCGTCGTCGATCCACTCGCGATAGAAACGGATGTTCTCCCGGACGGTGCCCCAGACGACCTGCGAGGTCTGGGGAACGTAGGCGACCTTCGCCTGCCACTGTGACCGGCTGATCTCCCGGACGTCGCGGCCGTTCACCCGCACGGCCCCCGAGTCGGGATCGCGCAATCGCAGCAGGAGCTGGACGATCGAGGACTTGCCCGCGCCGGAGGGGCCGACCACGCCGATCGCCTCTCCCCGGCCGAGTTCGAAGCTGACGTCGTGCAGGACCTCCTGCCCGGCCCGATAGGCGAAGGTGACGTGCGAGAGCGCCAGGCTCTGGATGCCGTCGAGGCTGTCGGGTCCGTCCTGCTGCGGACTGAGCCGATACCGCTCGAGCGCATCGACGATCTGGTTCATGAACGGCAGCCGCTCATCGATCCCGGTCAGCGAGAACTGGATCTGTTGAGCGTAGGTCAGTGCACGGATGAGCATCAGGATGACAGCAGCGAGTGCTGCGAGATGAGCCATGCCCGAGATCGAGATGGCGATCAGCGCAATCACCAGGAGCAGCAACGCGACGCTGTGGTACAGGGCGGGGACGACGACAGCCAGGAAGCGCGTCCGTGCGTGGGGCCGGCGGACCTCCTCGACCTGATCGCGGAAACCGGACCGGTAGGTCTCGGTCGCGCCGAAGACCTCGGTCTCCTCGGCGATCAGGACGACTTCCTGGACGGTGTTCGTGAACTCCATCTCCTCGGTGCTCAGTTGCTTGGCGTGTCTGCGCAGCTTGCGC
Above is a window of Ruania suaedae DNA encoding:
- a CDS encoding ABC transporter ATP-binding protein, with protein sequence MNDAGAGEGRSRPGPIRALFRVRRSWRRLSPFFQASRTRIALLVALAVVTGLVEAGLLAAIAAMAAALAVGDQTITQQFGSLSLETSRTAAFAIAVAMALLRAGLQVGLAYVPAQMSSKVLADLRNQLFQSFTASTWSVKASERDGAFQMLMTRNVTNAAQAVINLALAVTATIMFLTMVVAAFLQSFVAAAALMASAFILFVALRPLSRKLRRHAKQLSTEEMEFTNTVQEVVLIAEETEVFGATETYRSGFRDQVEEVRRPHARTRFLAVVVPALYHSVALLLLVIALIAISISGMAHLAALAAVILMLIRALTYAQQIQFSLTGIDERLPFMNQIVDALERYRLSPQQDGPDSLDGIQSLALSHVTFAYRAGQEVLHDVSFELGRGEAIGVVGPSGAGKSSIVQLLLRLRDPDSGAVRVNGRDVREISRSQWQAKVAYVPQTSQVVWGTVRENIRFYREWIDDDQVVAAARRAHIHDDVMSWPSGYDTIIGQRASAVSGGQRQRICLARALAGDPEVLVLDEPTSALDVRSEELVQESLRLIKQHTMIILIAHRLSTLSVCDRIVVMVDGRVSAIGSREDLMQRSDFFREVNQITGRHGAGE